A genomic window from Pyxicephalus adspersus chromosome 2, UCB_Pads_2.0, whole genome shotgun sequence includes:
- the GPX3 gene encoding glutathione peroxidase 3, whose translation MGAKSGLSWLLPCFLAVLAQAQKENDQKSVDCYSSVAGTIYDYGALTLEGSQFIPFKQYQGKTVLFVNVATYUGLTMQYLELNALQEELGNNGFVILGFPSNQFGLQEPGSNEEIPKGLKYVRPGGGFTPNFQLFEKGDINGKKEQKIYTFLKNSCPPVGDILGNPLNRLFWEPLKINDVKWNFEKFLVGPDGRPVKRWHPRTPVPQVKRDVLAYLKSQSGLQRILMMGRDQN comes from the exons atgggggccaaatctggcttATCCTGGCTGCTCCCCTGTTTCCTGGCTGTCCTGGCCCAAGCGCAGAAAGAAAATGACCAGAAGTCG gttgACTGCTACAGCTCTGTGGCTGGAACCATCTATGACTATGGTGCCCTCACTCTAGAAGGAAGCCAGTTCATCCCCTTCAAGCAATATCAGGGGAAGACGGTGCTGTTTGTGAATGTGGCCACTTACTGAGGGCTCACCATGCAGTACCTAG AACTGAATGCACTACAAGAAGAACTGGGAAATAATGGGTTTGTCATCTTGGGATTTCCCAGCAATCAATTTGGTCTGCAGGAACCTGGAAGTAATGAAGAAATCCCTAAGGGATTAAA ATATGTGCGTCCTGGTGGCGGCTTCACTCCCAATTTCCAGCTATTTGAGAAAGGAGACATAAATGGgaagaaagaacagaaaatataCACATTCTTGAAG AACTCCTGTCCCCCTGTAGGtgacattttaggaaatccattaaatCGTCTTTTCTGGGAACCCCTCAAGATCAATGATGTGAAATGGAACTTTGAGAAGTTTCTAGTTGGACCCGATGGCCGCCCTGTGAAGCGCTGGCATCCTCGCACACCAGTTCCTCAAGTAAAGAGGGACGTGCTTGCCTACCTGAAATCACAGTCAGGGCTTCAGAGAATCCTAATGATGGGAAGGGATCAAAACTAG